In Nicotiana tabacum cultivar K326 chromosome 11, ASM71507v2, whole genome shotgun sequence, a single window of DNA contains:
- the LOC107777187 gene encoding protease Do-like 5, chloroplastic, protein MVVLGVVSPQYILPLVPICKTQILPNSSETQYLTRRKAALIFTSSLVSSFIYTSHHSAIAFQVDEFQQDEDRIVQLFEETSPSVVFIKDLELAKGSNGSTTGLANDENAKVEGTGSGFIWDKFGHIVTNYHVIAKLATDQSGLQRCKVSLVNAKGESIAKEAKIVGVDPAYDLAVLKVDVEGDEVKPISVGTSRGLRVGQSCFAIGNPYGFENTLTTGVVSGLGREIPAPNGAAIKGAIQTDAAINAGNSGGPLIDSSGHVIGVNTATFTRRGSGMSSGVNFAIPIDTVVRTIPYLIVYGTTYKDRY, encoded by the exons ATGgtggttttgggagttgtttcTCCACAGTATATCCTCCCTTTAGTTCCCATATGTAAAACCCAAATTCTCCCGAATTCTTCAGAAACCCAATATTTGACGAGGCGTAAAGCAgctttgatatttacttcttcTCTGGTTTCTTCTTTCATATATACATCTCATCACTCTGCTATTGCTTTCCAAGTCGACGAATTTCAGCAAGATGAAGATAGAATTGTTCAGCTCTTTGAG GAAACTTCCCCTTCTGTTGTTTTCATTAAGGACCTTGAGTTGGCTAAAGGCTCCAATGGCTCTACTACGGGGCTAGCCAACGACGAGAATGCAAAAGTGGAAGGGACAGGTTCGGGCTTCATTTGGGATAAGTTTGGTCACATT GTTACCAATTACCATGTCATTGCTAAATTAGCTACCGATCAAAGTGGACTGCAGCGTTGTAAG GTTTCCTTAGTAAATGCTAAAGGAGAAAGCATAGCTAAGGAAGCCAAGATTGTAGGTGTTGATCCAGCATATGATCTGGCTGTTCTCAAG GTTGATGTTGAAGGTGATGAAGTAAAACCAATCTCTGTTGGTACCTCCCGTGGCTTACGTGTAGGTCAAAGTTGCTTTGCCATTGGAAATCCCTATGGATTTGAAAACACTCTGACAACTGGG GTAGTTAGTGGATTAGGCAGGGAAATACCTGCACCAAATGGAGCCGCCATTAAAGGAGCGATTCAAACAGATGCTGCTATTAATGCTG GGAATTCAGGTGGCCCATTGATTGATTCATCTGGTCATGTAATTGGTGTAAATACTGCGACCTTCACCCGCAGAG GCTCGGGTATGTCCTCAGGGGTTAACTTTGCCATACCAATTGACACAGTTGTACGAACAATACCTTACCTGATCGTTTATGGAACAACATACAAAGACAGATATTGA